Part of the Pieris brassicae chromosome 11, ilPieBrab1.1, whole genome shotgun sequence genome, GAGTagataaactataataaaaaatctcgcataactttatttaatcgATTAATATACAGAATTCATAAGCCGTCGAATTTAACCAACGAACGAACGGTTCCTAGATATAAAAAacgttataaaatttgttagtcaagttatattaataaaaatatattctttattaattacagtGAATGACAAAAAAtcacatatatgtatatacaatataataaatagtatttcatAGTTTATTGCAATACGTATTTGTTACACCGTGGGtactagggaatgcaatcccgactcgagatcccgcgggattagaaatatcaatccggcgggatcccgaaattttcgggatctcgtatagtttaaaaaaataattcacgtgactgaatacgatgaaaactgcatgtttgtgatagtgaggttaattaaaataaaatattatttgaaagaaaacaaaagcctttatcctttaatattacgaactaaacaactaacaattttaattatatgaacataatcaaaacaaaagtaggtatagctcaaggagattaaaattggtgattttgaaagtgacttctaaaaaaagagtatcttctAAAGTGTCTCAAGAGTGCTATCTGCTAACCGGCATCTAATGTCCATTGCAATGTACCCTATGTATTGTGCAATGTCGCGTGAAGCGTCCCGAGCGGATGTGTGTAGAATCGCTGACCATTTCAGCCCAATCCCGAACGGGATCTCGTCATATTATGCTTCGGGATTGATCCCGAAAAATTACACGGTATTGCATTCCCTAGTGTGTACctgttttattaacaaagttgaatttgaaattaactAGATTTGACGCTGTTTAATTGTACTATTTTGATTCTGTGGCACAATATAACCTTAATAACAATCTAATGTATTCACTTCACTATTTACTTCGTAAATGCCTAACATATCGTCCATCACAGATGACAGACTTCGTATACCTTCTTTCCATTTTTTCTTACACTCTatagtttctttaaaattattacttttcatAAAGACTACAAATGTATATGGAGTCGCGAATTTGGTTAACTTTTTCTTATTTCCTGCAGTATGCTCATTATTCAAATTCATTTGTCGTTCATATATATTcgttaataaattcatatcgTCAGAGTTTAATATGTCTTGTATCACATCTTCAGACTTCGTAACATTTGCTGTTTCCATCTTTTCCTCCGCTACGTCGTTGTCTTCAACTCTTAAAATTTCACAAATTTTCGGATCGTTCTCACTGGGCCGTAGAAATCCAGGTACTCTGTGTTTTTCAAGGATTTCTAACAATTCATTAGCGATCGATAATGCTAATTCCATCACTTCAACTTCAGTTTCGTCGAATAAGAGCTTTACTAGAATTGATAAGCAGCCAATAGATGCGAGCTCGTCTAATATTTTGAGCAATCTCTTTTGAATTTCTTTTTCCGTCAGTGTGACAATCTTTCTGGATTCAATTGAGAAGGTGACCGGAGGAAACGTGCCATCCAACATTCCTTGTTCTCCAAGTAACGATTGAATGACGACCCGCCAAAATTTCAATGCCCTAATTTGGACTTCCCAGTGAAAGTCATTGAGGGAGGCATTAAGAAATTTCTCATACAGTGCTGATTTCATGGAGCAGTTTAGTTTTAGGTTTTGGTACATTTCACATAGCACGTTGAGCGCTTCTTTTCGAACAATGCCTTCAGGGTTTGTGCAGAGGTCCGCCATAAGCTCCTGAAAAATTAATCATGATATTTGATTTAAtcattcaaaatatttctatgccaatacatatatattaaattaatttatatacagatacgaagaattatttttcgtggtaatagtatatatatatatatatatatacagactATACTGACcaaaaatctttaaacattTGAGTCTCGTGATAACTCtacttttatgtatttattaacacttcgttgcattaatAGTACAGTACTATTGAATAACTATTAAGGAAGAAATGGGAGGCCTTCCGGGCAACCCTAGCGAGGTagagaaaaatttaatatgccCTTAGGGGTAATGTGCACaaaaagtttacaaaaataaattagaatttttgtAGGGATGGcgcaacaaaaaaaatgttgcttCGATGTTCGATTAGTTTTTTAACTCTCTCCATGTCCAATTTTGCAGTTGGTCGCATCCATTGTCTCGTCTCCCGCCACCATATGTTTTACTACTAAAACGAATACCCATAGAACATAACATGTAGCGTCGCGCTCACGTCCCGATCCGCCGTGCTTTTCTAATTTCTTGTAATACCACCATCAGGGCGCGACCGGTCTAGGTGCCTTTTcctatattaatttgtaaatgaCAACTGTTCACGTCGCGTCGCAAACTAGCCCTGTCCGCTATTTGACCAAACCTTTAGTGTCATGAATCACAAATAATACCAGTTTCTAAAATACAGTAAAAGCTTTTATTCGCGGATATAAAAATGCGACCCAATTCCTAAAGATTTCTTAATTCGCGAATCTAATCAAAAGGATTCCAATAGGCATCCAACCCAATATCGTTTGTAAACGCCGTCAAATTGActaatacaaaagtaaaatagACATTATTACAACTAAACctaaagtaagtttttttttaatttatttatttattgtataagtgttcttaatataaaggaagttggtgtggtggaaacacaaactgtacacagtttttctatccaccaggacgtcgaacatatttaaatcattaacatatatatatactaaggccagtgacatataaactgtaaatttataacaatcaaaccattcaaacgttataaaattgcacgtaaaacgtcataaacaaatctaaacactgacgcgccatagatagccgatgcaaggTCATTCACATACAGGTGAGAACCTATGTtcgaatatgttttaatgacgtatatggcataatttttgtaatgcataatttataattgtttgacttatgtagtatttttttaatttaaatttaatattgtttcttgttatattagtaagaagtgtagctggtatcgagtttattaaatttggaataatgtaatctaatgtttttttcccatataaattattgtatttgggtaatagaaattagtttttttaattttctacgtgttgaaTAGTGATAGtgtgttttaattgttttgaggtaattttctgtaaagtagttttcatttaataatcctagttgcactttctcgtgtataggtataattttgaaaaatgcaaatagctttctgtagacctctttatattgtgattttaattttataggagcaattgtttttaaaatacgtatttgtattgcaaatatttgatttagataagttttgcatgttctcccatagcttgaaagtccatatgttataatggattccgctagtgctttgtataatagtagcagagttttaagaggtattttattttttattaaagtgaatttggcAAGTATCGCTCTTAGCCTTTCACAAACAGAGTTAATGTGCATTTTCCAGGACATTTTACACAGGTTATGAACTAATTCTAAGGCGTTGCAGTTGCAGCTTTTGGGGTACGAGTTATAAGAATGTGCACATGTGTGGTTGTGTAGGATTAAGTACGGTGTACGTGAGCTTAGATTGTGACTGGATCGGATATGCatgaactttgttttgttaggatTTAGTACAAGTCCTACGTCGTGGGACCATTTAGCCAATGTATCGAAATCAGATTGTAGCTTTGTCTCGGCTTCTTGGATGTTAGGCCCAGCGGCTACTAGGCATGTATCATCTGCAAATTGGAATATctgacaatactttattatgttaggTAATGTGTTAGTTGTTAAATGATAACGCCGCTATATTGGTTCTGGCTTTGACATAAGCCGCCTTCGCCGCGATCGGTGTTTTTGAGAATGTAAACAAACAGAATGAATGTAAACAATAGCAACCTTTAAATGTTGCCACATATTAGACGTAGGTAAGAATGGAAAGACGAAAATTATGATCGTGTGTGTAACACGTTCCTACCGCAGTCTTTCTAATGTATAATGTCaagttgaaaataataagaaaccAGTTTCAACACGTAAAAATCTGTGTAACCGCCTGaagtgaaaatataaatatttgatcatTTACGCCTTGGAGAGTCGTTTGCATCCATATCACGCTCATTCAATGCCAAAGAATCAACTGTATCgatcaataaaaaattcgaAGATAAAATATAGTCATCTGTAGCTTCAACTTCACTGTCAGCGAAAATTATTCGTTATCCAGCAATAGAGAAAATGGAAGTCATTACGGATCGTGGACCGCAAGGGAAAAAAGGGTGCCCCAGAGTGGTCCAATGGTCCGGGAGAAGGCATAGCGTCTTTAGGCTCATTTAAAAGAACCTGATGGTAATTGTAGAGGTGAATGTATAATTTCAAGCATCAGATTTTCTAGAAATTTGAGTTGAGACAATCATTGCATAACATTAAAATCGTTGGAGAAGCTGCATCTGCTGACACGGCTGCAGCAGCACGATATCTAGGAGAATTAGCAAACATAGTAGCTGATGCCACAAAACTGCGCAAGTAAATGCAGTCGAAACTGCACTGTTTTTGAAGAGAAAATTTTCTCATGAAAGTCAAGACTATGACGGTTATAATTTGCGGATAGGCGTGCCATAGTGGAGTTAATGAAAATAGCAAATAAAAGCGTAGGGTGTACGCCGCCCTGCGGAACaccagtatttaaaatattcaactgAGAATGGGTTACATTTTTTCGATAACCTATGACAGAGTATACGCCGAAGAATCATTTTATCGAGATAGCGTTCTGAGATAAAAACGCACTCCACGCAAGAAACTgagtaaataaagaaaaaaaatgtaaattggtTTCGTAAAAATACGTAGACGCTATGTTAAAATGAAGTTCAAATTAACTTTTGTTCATataggtacacttatgaaggtcagaaaagaagttaattgtaaatttatatttactaccagttcgcaaggcAAGTGCGTAGACCGAGCAAGAAACTATCCGCCAATCTTTTAAtggctaagttttgagtcatgcaaattgtttgaactggagcaaatcaatcccaagtattaggatcatttaaatattcgccaaattcataaaaagctttattgataaattaacgTCTAACGAGAGCTTTGCATTTATTTAGTGACAATTCtccaattttgaattttgaaaccCCAAAGaatctttttatatgtttgcCTGTGTTTGTACGCACTGATAGTGAATTTATCAGCACTGACCAAATGGCATTCAAAGTCCAACTTATAACCTTACCAAATAAATATTCCTTGAGAGTCTGAAATTGCTTGAAATCTCTTGTACCCAAATTCAAAAGCTCAATAACGTACAAAATTATCGgcagttatattttaattcagttACTCATTGTAGACAGCTTCGCACGTGAGTTAAAACCCGAAAGAAAAATGGAAActgtacattaatttaattgaagagTTGCGGAAGATCTAGACCGAGTATGgtgttaaaaattatcattacTCCTATATCACGTTGGCAATGGTCAGTTTCTCAGTACCTGCAGAATAAATGTCTTTTTTACTCTCTTTGTAATTCTTTGAGCCTTGGATATAGACAATTTTAGACTTGTTCTTAATTTTCTTGTTATTACTTCTTTTAATTCGATTTTtagttaatcttttaaaattgtatgtcaCTAATTACGCAGGAAATTCTAAACGTATGGCTTATAACTGTTTCCTATGTTTCGTGTGGCTCCGACACATCTTAAAACTCTTTAACACCTTACAACTGTTTCTGAATTTACGTGGATAAGATTATTTCTTTGATTGATTgtgtggcgctacaaccttttaggtcggggcctcagatttctgtatctgttatgtgagcatttgttttttcttaatgGCAAATAGGtcatcagtcttctgtgcttcgccgtcgaatttttgggtcaCCGTATGAGCGACTAttaaatgggcacatagaCTTGAAGGCCATTTGTGTACAGCCAGGGATGCACCACGgtctacgacttcagggatgagagtcgtaatGTAAAACtgctaggccaacactgctcttcaAGCCATTCATATcttgatattataatttaatagtgAACTACCGAGACAAAGATCCAGACGACCTTGGCGACAATCAAGACAATGTAagcatttacataattatcatTATCTACAATCGAAAACTCTTGTGAACAGTACGtatacggttcctgggtcaataTGAACCACTCGCctacaacaatagaatataagcaaagtaatgaaatgttaattgctatgtaacgaataaatgcaatgtaacagtcaaagagagtgcctacgtctggataaactctcggggcgtaactcccatgattcagttaattgctatgagaCGAATAAATGCAATGTAACAATCAAAAgggagtgcctacgtctggataaactctcggggcgtaactcccatgattcagttaattgctatgagaCGAATAAATGCAATGTAACaatcaaagagagtgcctacgtctggataaactctcggggcgtaactcccatgattcagTTAATTGCCATGAGACGAATAATTGCAATGTAACaatcaaagagagtgcctacgtctggataaactctcggggcgtaactcccatgattcagttaattgctatgagaGGAATAAATGCAATGTAACAATCAAAGatagtgcctacgtctggataaactctcggggcgtaactcccatgattcagttaattgctatgagaCGAATGAAAAGTAACCGTTGAAGAAAgtgaacttaattaaaaaaacttattagttGGTATTGcggttattttaattgaatataaacTCCGTCAAATTTTATCTAATCTACTATGAATAATGATTGTCTATGTGTTTCTGTAGTTGTAGCTTCATAATTCTATTGAATGTTCAAATATAACTGCAATGACTGTAAACCCTGATTTACTACATCAAATTGTGGTATCCCGAGATTCGAATTGAAGACAAACATTAAAACCATTTGATTTCGTGTTCCACGTAACCTCCAATTGAGATGGACTTTGTGACAAtccaaaacaattaaaaaaattaactgtaACTTTGTATAATTGccataatacaataatattttgggTCATCAACTTATGTGCgcttattttttatgacatattaatttattaagattttatcAAAACTTTGTCTGGTTCGAAGTACATTGCGAAACATACCTGAACATTTGGATATTCGGATATGACTTGATCCCATAGCAGGGCGATCTTCGTAGCAGCAGCCACACATTGAAGCGCCGAAACTCTAACATAGAACTCGGGATCATTAAGTGCCATCGACACGGCAACATTGATCAGCTTATGAGACAGAATTTGCTTTTGGAATGGAGGGAATTCTGAAAATAATTGACTGCTTAAAAATTAAGACTAAGTTTCTTTAatactttaagaaaacacttttttaacggattgaagctatgtattattattaaaaactttttgaccGTGACCACGTACGCTGTACAGCACGCAAAATGTCgggaaaattatgtaaataattataagtttttaataataatacatagcttcaatccgtttaaaaactgtcttcttaatgtgtaaaagctatgttaacaaaatacaatacttgttaaaaaaactttatactatatatatatatataaaatcgtGCCATCGCACGGcaggattttttatataattatggaaataaatattagttttggaATTTCCTCGCTGGAACATAGAAATCTTATATCTTTATATCAGCGTACACATGTTCGTATAGCAAATCAATGATTTTTAACACCTTCTCCTTACattgagagagagagagagagagagagagagagagcgagagagagagagagagggagagagagagagagagagagagggagagagagagagggagagagagagagagagagagggagagagagagagggagagagagagagagagagagagagagagagagatctCTTTACAAAGCCGTTGCACGatgaaattttagttttttataatctattttatGTGCCATAAAGTTGTTTACGATAAAGAAATGTTTCCTACacaaataactaattattCCGGGGGCTTAGTCAAAATACCTcaacagtagtgtatgtagaaagtcaaaaactaaatttgtcgACACGAACTGTCATTTTTACTACACAATTTTAGTATTCGACTGTCCACATactactgttaaggcatcttgactaAGCTCCCCGGTATTACGTTTCTAGGACATTGTTTTTTAGGCGATAGATGCAACATACCTTTCTTCTTAACAAGTCCCCGGGAATGTGCGAATATGTATAACCACTAACTAAcctatcttaaatatttattacgtagATTTTAAAACTGAACTATTATACTTCTTATTTAGGCCAAGTATGTGTCGTACTATAATCTACTTCTTAtcaattattgataaaatacaacaCCGATTTAtggtatttctttaattattaataaaatacaataatagttAGCTGGATGGCTACGGAAGattgtcaaaaaaataatactatgattaaaaaaaaagatataaaggAAGTTAAAGGATTACGAGTAGTATGACTCCCACAAATAATGCGTAGAAGAAATGGATGCTCAGTCACAGTGTCCAATTAGGAATGCCGAATCCAACATGGGCTACGGACTTCCTTCCACGCATTAACCTAACGAAGATTATGGCGAAATAGGGTAGAGTTTGGAagtttttaatagattatGTTTACAGATAAGATCTTAAATGATGgcatattaaaacaaaaaaaagtattttccaATAACTATTTGTGCAATCCAACGTTTTAACGTAACACACTTACTGATATATGAGAATTCAGAACAGACAAGAAGGAGTTCCAGAGCTGTATCTCTTATCTCCCAGACACGGTCGTGCATTTTCACGTAGATTAGAATTCCGATTTCGTGCAGGCCAGACCCAGGCTTTGTGTCAACTAGGAGACACAGATTTGGAGTCAGGGACTTCTTTATTGTTGTTAATATCACATTCAGAGCTGTCACTACAAACTAAAAATTAGcaaaatggaaaataaatttttcaacttaggtttacataattttgctatacatatacatataattggTTGGaaaagtgttggcctagtggcttcagcgtacgactctcatccctgaggttgtaagatcgatccctggctgtgcagtaatggactttcattctatgtgcgcattcaacattcgctggaacggtgaaggaaaacatcgtgacaaaACAGCCTTGTATTAAACACAAAATCTCAAGGGcttgtgtcagacacaggaggctgatcacctacttgcctattacattaacaaatggtcatgaaacagatacagaaatctgaggtccagacctaaaaagtgccattgatttatttcatgataatagtcattataaaaaaaacagacatCAACTTACTTTACAACTCAAATTAGGCCTCTTTAACACATTGTACACAACTGCATTCAAACATATCACTTCTAAACTATCTTGccaatttatattgtagttCTGAATAAGACACAGTAATGTATCAAGAACATGTGccattattgatattttgtcTCCTTCAT contains:
- the LOC123716393 gene encoding uncharacterized protein LOC123716393, whose translation is MESAEIVTKLKLLFERIAQPDYIMEHHYADSFFIKLNSCDPDVQYLKSLPMLADMIMAAFYRTDNYHDTVKVFLVRLLAFITSNEVNFAKFSAKKGDDLVKAFDLINSPDMPISLRVANMEVALSLLNHNSGVHWLLETNSWKKILTLCNEKKTVFIVRQTYKFVSKFIWKMKNFGDDTNVRCVLAFIMKPALEVDLVQKQSITSEEEDELCKIYEPMLQMLLTIVSNEKEIKSPNCVTHFILREFQIETYCYIMLERLRREDIWLLTTKFLFWSAISKFFLVKIDPSGIKCLRENFIELAVTHFNTVHRLIQKHSPKLLFDYCNASNLIWGKVWNEEPIKWDNPQHVEMQKWLLIVSLVPPLVYVTLGKNQSVDENEGEVDLYINTIMKSTCEHTARAAYAVRDMMLQLDVLQVTLLSVKRLTFLKNNLNNVQANIIFQAMYYVIKEFEPFDDEGLSRTNNCFGDEGDKISIMAHVLDTLLCLIQNYNINWQDSLEVICLNAVVYNVLKRPNLSCKFVVTALNVILTTIKKSLTPNLCLLVDTKPGSGLHEIGILIYVKMHDRVWEIRDTALELLLVCSEFSYIKFPPFQKQILSHKLINVAVSMALNDPEFYVRVSALQCVAAATKIALLWDQVISEYPNVQELMADLCTNPEGIVRKEALNVLCEMYQNLKLNCSMKSALYEKFLNASLNDFHWEVQIRALKFWRVVIQSLLGEQGMLDGTFPPVTFSIESRKIVTLTEKEIQKRLLKILDELASIGCLSILVKLLFDETEVEVMELALSIANELLEILEKHRVPGFLRPSENDPKICEILRVEDNDVAEEKMETANVTKSEDVIQDILNSDDMNLLTNIYERQMNLNNEHTAGNKKKLTKFATPYTFVVFMKSNNFKETIECKKKWKEGIRSLSSVMDDMLGIYEVNSEVNTLDCY